The Thiosulfativibrio zosterae genome has a window encoding:
- a CDS encoding TlpA family protein disulfide reductase, protein MQNIGSKIFGLLVALLLGTLLYLTVFSDGLGQAPNIKVTVQEQQIDLSKPLKPVLVNFWATSCPGCVAEMPHLAAMKKELGDRFELVAVSMDYDPKEQVEKFIAANNYPFVFVMDSDGKIAKDFGDILLTPTSFLIAPNGKIVYQKIGDIDFAQVEERIKQMSPKL, encoded by the coding sequence ATGCAAAATATTGGCAGCAAAATTTTTGGTTTGCTTGTAGCTTTACTATTGGGCACACTGCTTTACCTAACCGTTTTCAGTGACGGTTTAGGGCAAGCACCTAATATCAAAGTCACTGTTCAAGAACAGCAAATTGATTTGAGCAAACCCCTAAAGCCCGTATTGGTTAATTTTTGGGCAACCTCATGCCCAGGTTGTGTTGCAGAAATGCCACACCTTGCCGCCATGAAAAAAGAATTGGGCGACCGTTTTGAATTAGTGGCCGTTTCTATGGACTATGATCCCAAAGAACAGGTTGAAAAATTTATTGCCGCTAATAATTACCCTTTTGTTTTTGTCATGGACTCTGATGGAAAAATCGCCAAAGATTTTGGTGACATCCTATTGACACCTACCAGCTTTTTGATTGCCCCCAATGGCAAAATTGTTTACCAAAAAATTGGCGACATTGATTTTGCTCAGGTTGAAGAACGCATTAAACAGATGAGTCCAAAATTATGA
- a CDS encoding putative bifunctional diguanylate cyclase/phosphodiesterase — translation MSIKRFFLISLLSLTGVFYLVFMVYFHLDQQKKTDLVLDSIGQDLAEMSYIISSQMTDLQSVNQFKSLLIRKVVNTKSYAAITLVKDQKVLLTTNPNIVTPPSAHDLKTTTLPKTTSQLLKQPIYEAKVHYFVQDQPELLSLYFYSDQKFLQNYFQDIRNRFLFVFGLLPLLTLLIFWLVLRKYITFPFERLRQYAYYQSEKPTPFKIKELEYVRASMVQTFQRLEEERQDLYNLARTDNLSGLANRNLLQERLKWLIAKSKRTNAEFALVFIDLDNFKTVNDTLGHDIGDELLKSIAHILSDQLREYDIIARVGGDEFVIVMSNDLSMRDLNHVLDRLLQALSEPILVQEHPLSVSASLGVAFYPHDGVDLTGLMKSADMAMYDAKKSGKNQYKYFTQSLQDQVNYEMSMEADLRQALQTDAFELYYQPQIELRTQKVVGVEALIRWNHPTKGTISPLEFIPAAEKNGLIVKLGYWILETAIRQQTAWLKANVGSLKMSINLSAHQLNDPQFEKFFLNLMKETEAAPQNIELEMTESVLLEDSNDNLSLIKKLRATGIRIALDDFGTGYSSLSYLKRLPINTLKIDKSFMDDYDTNTGAIFIETMVNIAKTLNIKVVAEGIETLHQVNYLAAIHCQKYQGYYGSRPLNAQAFEIWLQEYNQKHFAMDSQSQTSAIQHLT, via the coding sequence ATGAGTATTAAACGATTTTTCTTGATTTCACTCCTGTCCTTAACAGGCGTTTTTTATTTGGTTTTTATGGTTTATTTTCACTTAGACCAACAAAAAAAGACCGACCTAGTTTTAGACAGTATTGGCCAAGACCTCGCTGAAATGTCGTATATTATTTCGTCACAAATGACAGACCTACAATCAGTTAATCAATTTAAATCTTTACTCATTCGTAAAGTAGTGAATACCAAATCCTATGCGGCAATTACACTGGTTAAAGATCAAAAAGTACTTTTAACCACCAACCCCAACATTGTTACGCCACCCTCAGCGCATGACTTAAAAACAACCACACTCCCCAAAACAACCTCTCAGTTACTTAAACAACCCATTTATGAGGCTAAGGTCCATTATTTTGTTCAAGATCAACCTGAGCTCTTAAGCCTTTATTTTTACAGTGATCAAAAATTCTTACAAAATTATTTTCAAGACATTAGAAATCGATTTTTATTTGTGTTTGGCTTGCTTCCCCTGTTAACGCTGCTGATTTTCTGGCTGGTGTTGCGTAAATACATCACCTTTCCTTTTGAGCGCTTGCGCCAGTATGCCTATTACCAATCTGAAAAACCCACCCCTTTTAAAATTAAAGAGTTGGAGTATGTTCGTGCTTCTATGGTACAAACCTTCCAACGCCTAGAAGAAGAAAGACAAGACCTTTACAACCTTGCCAGAACCGATAATCTTAGTGGTTTGGCTAACCGCAACCTACTTCAAGAACGCCTTAAATGGTTAATTGCCAAGTCCAAAAGAACTAACGCTGAATTTGCGCTGGTATTTATTGACCTAGACAATTTTAAAACGGTTAACGATACCTTAGGGCATGATATTGGTGATGAACTGCTGAAATCCATTGCCCATATTTTGAGTGATCAACTCAGAGAATACGACATTATTGCTCGAGTGGGTGGAGATGAGTTTGTTATCGTGATGAGCAATGACTTAAGTATGCGTGACTTAAATCATGTTCTAGACCGCTTGCTACAAGCTTTGTCAGAGCCCATTCTTGTCCAAGAACACCCTCTAAGCGTTTCTGCAAGTTTAGGGGTTGCCTTTTATCCGCATGATGGCGTGGACTTAACTGGCTTGATGAAATCTGCCGATATGGCGATGTACGATGCTAAAAAGTCTGGTAAAAACCAATATAAATACTTCACGCAATCCCTGCAAGACCAAGTGAACTATGAAATGTCCATGGAAGCCGATTTGCGACAAGCATTGCAAACCGATGCTTTCGAACTCTACTACCAACCTCAAATTGAACTCCGCACTCAAAAAGTGGTTGGCGTAGAAGCCCTGATTCGTTGGAATCACCCGACCAAAGGCACGATTTCACCCCTAGAGTTTATTCCTGCCGCAGAAAAAAACGGGCTCATCGTAAAACTTGGCTACTGGATTTTAGAAACCGCCATTCGCCAGCAAACCGCTTGGCTTAAGGCTAATGTTGGTTCTCTAAAAATGTCGATAAATTTATCCGCGCACCAATTAAATGACCCACAGTTTGAAAAATTCTTTTTAAACCTAATGAAAGAAACCGAAGCCGCACCCCAAAATATTGAATTGGAAATGACTGAATCAGTGTTACTAGAAGACTCCAACGACAACCTAAGCTTAATTAAAAAATTGCGTGCGACAGGTATTCGTATTGCCTTAGACGATTTTGGTACTGGCTACTCATCCCTGTCTTATCTAAAACGACTCCCCATCAATACCTTAAAAATAGACAAGTCCTTTATGGATGACTATGACACCAATACGGGCGCTATATTTATAGAAACCATGGTTAATATCGCTAAAACGCTTAATATCAAAGTGGTTGCAGAAGGTATAGAAACGCTGCATCAAGTGAATTATCTAGCTGCTATTCACTGTCAGAAATATCAAGGGTATTATGGTTCACGCCCTCTTAATGCCCAAGCCTTCGAAATTTGGTTGCAAGAATACAACCAAAAACACTTTGCTATGGACTCACAGTCACAAACATCCGCAATCCAACATTTGACCTAA
- the hemL gene encoding glutamate-1-semialdehyde 2,1-aminomutase, which translates to MSKSHDLFIAAQKHIPGGVNSPVRAFRGVGGDPVFFKAAKGAYLIDADDKQYIDYVGSWGPAILGHAHPEVIEAVQKKAVDGLSFGAPTEIETTMADKVCELIPSMDMVRMVSSGTEATMTAIRLARGYTGRDKIVKFEGCYHGHSDSLLVKAGSGMLTLGEPSSPGVPAALAELTITLTHNDAEQVKQVFAEIGSEVACIIVEPVAGNMNCIPPEAGFLETLREVCDQYGTVLIFDEVMCGFRVGLQGAQGRFNVIPDITTFGKVIGGGMPVGAFGGKRAIMERIAPLGPIYQAGTLSGNPIAMAAGLKTLELIQADGFFENLEARTKQLVDGLQAAADKHGIAFTTNQVGGMFGFFFNTEKNISRFVQVAKGDMEQFKAFYHGMLQEGIYLAPSAYEAGFVSSKHTSADIEATIAAADRVMAKL; encoded by the coding sequence ATGTCAAAATCTCATGATCTTTTTATCGCGGCTCAAAAGCATATTCCTGGTGGTGTTAACTCGCCAGTGCGTGCCTTTAGAGGCGTTGGGGGAGATCCCGTATTTTTTAAAGCGGCCAAAGGCGCTTATTTAATTGATGCGGATGACAAACAATATATTGATTATGTGGGCTCTTGGGGGCCTGCCATTTTAGGCCATGCTCACCCAGAAGTGATTGAAGCGGTTCAGAAAAAAGCCGTTGATGGTTTGTCGTTTGGTGCGCCAACCGAAATCGAAACGACCATGGCGGATAAAGTGTGTGAACTGATTCCGTCTATGGATATGGTTCGCATGGTGAGCTCAGGCACAGAAGCCACCATGACAGCGATTCGGTTAGCGCGTGGTTACACAGGTCGCGACAAAATCGTTAAGTTTGAAGGCTGTTACCACGGTCATTCGGACTCTTTATTGGTTAAAGCAGGCTCTGGCATGTTGACCTTGGGCGAACCCTCTTCACCCGGCGTACCCGCTGCTTTAGCTGAACTCACCATCACTTTAACGCACAATGATGCCGAGCAAGTCAAACAAGTGTTTGCAGAAATTGGTTCTGAAGTTGCCTGTATTATCGTTGAGCCAGTCGCGGGCAATATGAACTGCATCCCCCCTGAAGCTGGATTTTTAGAAACTTTGCGTGAAGTCTGCGATCAGTATGGAACAGTATTGATTTTTGATGAAGTGATGTGCGGTTTCCGTGTGGGATTACAAGGTGCGCAGGGTCGTTTTAATGTGATTCCCGATATCACCACTTTTGGTAAAGTCATCGGCGGCGGAATGCCCGTGGGTGCTTTTGGGGGTAAACGCGCCATTATGGAACGCATCGCGCCTTTAGGTCCAATCTACCAAGCAGGTACTTTGTCGGGTAATCCAATCGCTATGGCAGCGGGCTTAAAAACCTTAGAATTGATTCAAGCAGATGGTTTTTTTGAAAACCTAGAAGCCAGAACCAAACAATTAGTGGATGGTTTGCAAGCTGCGGCTGATAAACATGGTATTGCTTTTACCACCAACCAAGTGGGCGGTATGTTTGGTTTCTTTTTCAATACAGAGAAAAACATCAGCCGTTTTGTCCAAGTTGCAAAAGGTGACATGGAACAATTCAAAGCGTTTTATCACGGTATGTTACAAGAAGGGATTTATTTGGCACCTTCAGCTTATGAAGCTGGCTTTGTATCTTCAAAACATACCAGTGCTGATATTGAAGCCACCATTGCCGCCGCAGATAGAGTTATGGCAAAACTTTAA
- the ilvA gene encoding threonine ammonia-lyase, biosynthetic yields the protein MPVEILRRVLSAPVYDVAIETPLERAPLISKKTLNDVWLKREDLQPVFSFKLRGAYNRMVHLTEEQRAKGVIAASAGNHAQGVALSATKMGVKAIIVMPRTTPLIKVNSVRNLGGEVVLFGDSYDEASKHAKQMCEAQGLTFIHPYDDLDVIAGQGTIALEMLRQHKPFDIIFVCVGGGGLISGIASVIKQVSPSTKIIGVEPEDAACMTEALKADERVILKQVGLFADGVAVAQVGEIPFRIAKTCVDAMVTVTTDEICAAVKDIFEDTRAIAEPAGAVGLAGMKKYLAENHLTGLSIAVTLSGANMNFDRLRHISERTEIGEKREAVFAVTIDEKPGSFKRFCELLGDRRAITEFNYRYADSQKAIVFVGVRTEGGTSEKEALIKELRGCGYAIEDMSDNEMAKLHLRYMVGGHAKGIENETLYRFEFPERPGALLQFLIQMSEEWNISLFHYRNHGAAFGRVLVGVQVPKEQHSQFECYLENLGYPYVCEQDNPGYQLFLRPIA from the coding sequence ATGCCCGTTGAAATTTTGCGTCGAGTTTTAAGTGCGCCTGTTTATGATGTGGCCATAGAGACGCCTTTAGAAAGAGCGCCGTTAATTTCTAAAAAAACCCTCAATGATGTTTGGCTAAAAAGAGAAGATTTACAACCGGTCTTTTCCTTTAAATTACGCGGCGCCTATAACCGTATGGTGCACTTAACAGAAGAGCAACGCGCCAAAGGCGTAATTGCGGCATCGGCGGGTAATCATGCGCAGGGCGTGGCTTTATCGGCGACCAAAATGGGGGTTAAGGCCATTATTGTGATGCCACGCACCACACCCTTAATTAAAGTGAATTCTGTGCGTAATTTGGGTGGCGAAGTGGTTTTGTTTGGTGACAGTTACGATGAAGCTTCCAAGCACGCTAAACAAATGTGTGAAGCGCAGGGTTTAACCTTTATACATCCTTATGATGATTTAGATGTTATTGCAGGGCAAGGCACCATTGCTTTAGAGATGTTACGCCAGCATAAACCGTTTGACATTATTTTTGTCTGCGTAGGCGGTGGCGGTTTAATTTCTGGCATAGCGTCAGTGATTAAACAAGTATCGCCCAGTACCAAAATTATCGGTGTTGAACCTGAAGATGCAGCTTGTATGACTGAGGCCTTAAAGGCGGATGAGCGCGTTATTTTAAAACAAGTCGGATTGTTTGCCGATGGCGTGGCAGTGGCTCAAGTGGGTGAAATTCCGTTTAGGATTGCCAAAACCTGTGTGGATGCAATGGTCACTGTAACGACCGATGAAATTTGCGCCGCCGTAAAAGATATCTTTGAAGACACCAGAGCTATTGCAGAGCCAGCCGGTGCGGTTGGTTTGGCGGGCATGAAAAAATATTTGGCAGAGAATCATTTAACCGGCTTAAGCATTGCTGTGACACTCAGTGGTGCCAATATGAATTTTGATCGTTTGCGCCATATTTCTGAGAGAACCGAAATCGGTGAAAAACGCGAAGCCGTTTTTGCGGTGACTATTGATGAAAAGCCGGGTAGCTTTAAGCGATTTTGTGAATTATTAGGGGATAGACGCGCCATTACGGAATTTAATTATCGTTATGCAGACAGTCAAAAAGCCATCGTATTTGTCGGTGTGAGAACAGAGGGTGGTACATCTGAAAAAGAAGCCTTAATTAAAGAGTTGCGGGGTTGTGGTTATGCCATTGAAGACATGAGCGACAACGAAATGGCTAAACTGCATTTGCGTTATATGGTGGGTGGTCATGCAAAAGGCATTGAAAACGAAACGCTGTATCGTTTTGAGTTTCCGGAAAGACCGGGCGCTTTGTTGCAGTTTTTAATTCAAATGAGCGAAGAGTGGAATATCAGCTTGTTTCATTATCGCAACCACGGTGCTGCTTTTGGGCGTGTATTGGTTGGTGTGCAAGTGCCTAAAGAGCAACATTCGCAATTTGAATGTTATCTCGAAAACTTGGGTTATCCTTATGTCTGCGAGCAAGATAATCCAGGCTATCAACTCTTTTTAAGACCGATTGCTTAA
- a CDS encoding anti-phage deoxyguanosine triphosphatase: MQEELLWTERYTDFLADQPSRPARIVYQRDRARVIHSASFRRLQAKTQIFGLNESDFYRTRLTHSMEVAQIGSGLVEQLITVGDGQAYMDWLPSFYLIEAICLAHDLGHPPYGHGGEVALNYMMRHYGGFEGNAQTLRIMANLGEYTPQNGIDLSRRATLGVLKYPAFYNDITRQNSAYQLQLQEPTVSDFRTLEMRRWNPPKSSVYCEEKKVYDWVMSAFCEADRKLFTELVDSESDLGFKRTRYKAFDTTIMELADDIAYGIHDLEDAVAMKMVPKVLWEKEVMQHPDFLANPLWDDEMTEMLFSHSSKGRKHAISKMVGIMVESIYVTENTVFEHPLLRYQARLGEAEMRILERLKQFVYTHVITLPEVKSMEYKGQLIVLELFKSLRANPAALLPRSTYAKYQNAESTVAQQRVISDYIAGMTNTYAARMYAKLFMPTQGSIFDRM; the protein is encoded by the coding sequence ATGCAAGAAGAACTGTTATGGACCGAACGCTACACAGATTTTTTGGCAGACCAACCTTCTAGGCCTGCCAGAATTGTGTATCAACGAGACAGGGCGCGTGTTATCCATTCAGCTTCTTTTCGACGCTTACAAGCCAAAACTCAAATTTTTGGTCTGAATGAATCAGATTTTTATCGCACCCGTTTAACCCACTCGATGGAAGTCGCACAAATCGGTTCGGGCTTGGTTGAGCAGCTGATAACAGTGGGTGATGGTCAGGCATATATGGATTGGTTGCCTTCTTTTTATTTGATAGAAGCCATTTGTTTGGCGCATGACTTGGGGCATCCGCCTTATGGTCACGGTGGTGAAGTGGCTTTGAATTATATGATGCGCCATTACGGTGGGTTTGAAGGCAATGCACAAACTTTACGAATAATGGCCAATTTGGGTGAATATACCCCTCAAAATGGTATCGATTTATCAAGGCGCGCCACTTTAGGGGTTTTGAAATACCCTGCCTTTTATAACGACATTACTCGTCAAAACTCAGCCTATCAATTGCAACTACAAGAGCCTACGGTTTCAGACTTTAGAACCTTAGAAATGCGGCGCTGGAATCCCCCTAAAAGTAGCGTTTATTGTGAAGAAAAAAAGGTTTACGACTGGGTAATGTCGGCCTTTTGCGAAGCAGATAGAAAACTGTTTACCGAATTAGTCGATTCTGAAAGTGATTTAGGTTTTAAACGCACTCGTTACAAAGCCTTTGATACGACCATTATGGAATTGGCGGATGACATTGCCTATGGTATTCATGATTTAGAAGATGCCGTAGCCATGAAGATGGTGCCCAAGGTTTTGTGGGAAAAAGAGGTCATGCAACATCCTGATTTTTTAGCCAATCCTTTATGGGACGATGAGATGACCGAAATGTTGTTTAGCCACAGTTCTAAAGGGAGAAAGCACGCCATATCCAAAATGGTGGGAATCATGGTAGAAAGTATTTATGTCACTGAAAATACCGTGTTTGAACATCCACTGTTGCGCTACCAAGCCCGTTTAGGGGAGGCAGAAATGCGCATTTTAGAACGCCTCAAGCAATTTGTTTATACCCATGTGATTACCTTGCCAGAAGTGAAAAGTATGGAATACAAAGGACAGTTAATTGTGTTGGAGTTATTTAAGTCGTTACGCGCCAATCCTGCTGCTTTATTACCCAGAAGCACCTATGCAAAATACCAAAATGCAGAAAGCACCGTGGCGCAACAACGAGTCATTTCGGATTACATAGCGGGAATGACCAATACTTACGCCGCCAGAATGTATGCAAAACTGTTTATGCCAACGCAAGGGTCAATTTTTGATCGGATGTAA
- the rpiA gene encoding ribose-5-phosphate isomerase RpiA gives MTQDELKQAVAKAAIDYVVPETIIGVGTGSTANFFIDELAKIKHTIEGTVASSEASAARLKGHGIPVLDLNSVAEISVYIDGADEADAGCHLVKGGGGALTREKIVLAVAKKFVCIADESKKVGVLGKFPLPIEVIPMARSYVAREIVKRFGGEPVLRDGFTTDNGNVILDVHGLQITDPVALENELNGIVGVVTNGLFAARKADVILYGTPTGVEKVEA, from the coding sequence ATGACTCAAGATGAATTAAAACAAGCCGTTGCTAAAGCCGCTATCGATTATGTTGTTCCAGAAACCATTATTGGGGTTGGAACTGGCTCAACCGCCAACTTTTTTATTGACGAATTGGCTAAAATTAAACATACCATCGAAGGCACAGTAGCTTCTTCAGAAGCCTCTGCAGCTCGTCTAAAAGGCCATGGTATTCCAGTGCTTGATTTAAATTCGGTTGCAGAAATTTCTGTCTACATTGATGGCGCAGATGAAGCTGATGCAGGCTGCCATTTGGTCAAAGGCGGCGGTGGTGCTTTAACTCGTGAAAAAATTGTTTTAGCCGTAGCCAAAAAATTTGTGTGTATTGCAGATGAATCTAAAAAAGTCGGCGTATTGGGTAAATTCCCCTTACCAATTGAAGTTATCCCTATGGCAAGAAGTTATGTGGCGCGTGAAATTGTAAAACGCTTTGGCGGCGAACCCGTTTTGCGTGATGGTTTCACTACAGACAATGGCAATGTTATTTTGGATGTACACGGTTTGCAGATTACCGATCCCGTTGCTTTAGAAAACGAGTTAAACGGCATTGTTGGTGTGGTCACTAATGGCTTATTTGCCGCTCGTAAAGCGGATGTTATTTTATATGGCACCCCAACTGGCGTTGAAAAAGTAGAAGCCTAA
- a CDS encoding SCO family protein, protein MNKSILGIILAGILIGLGIIIWPAITQNSEERTANLISNDRPQGGDFSLMSVQGTQSLSDFKGKLVLLYFGYTFCPDICPTNLGNLSVAYQRLTPEQKAKVQILFVSVDPVRDTPERLKQYTGYFEMNAIGLTGKPENITQIARNYGVVYLSHQKNPQDEYYAVDHSAFTYVIDQNGNLVTQLPHATAPDDFIKTIQQNLK, encoded by the coding sequence ATGAACAAATCTATTCTCGGTATTATCCTTGCCGGCATTTTAATTGGCTTGGGCATTATTATTTGGCCAGCCATAACTCAGAATTCTGAAGAACGCACCGCAAATTTAATTTCGAATGACCGACCTCAGGGTGGCGATTTTTCATTGATGAGTGTGCAAGGCACACAATCGCTCAGTGACTTTAAAGGCAAATTGGTTTTATTGTACTTTGGCTATACCTTTTGCCCAGATATTTGCCCGACCAATTTGGGCAACTTATCTGTTGCCTATCAGCGCTTAACGCCTGAACAGAAGGCCAAGGTTCAAATCTTATTTGTGTCGGTAGACCCCGTTCGTGATACGCCTGAACGCCTAAAACAATACACCGGTTATTTTGAAATGAACGCCATAGGCTTAACCGGCAAACCTGAAAACATTACTCAAATTGCCAGAAACTACGGGGTGGTATATTTGTCACACCAAAAAAATCCACAAGATGAATATTACGCTGTCGATCACTCAGCCTTTACTTATGTGATTGACCAAAACGGCAACCTAGTAACGCAATTACCGCATGCAACGGCTCCAGACGATTTTATTAAAACCATCCAACAAAACCTTAAATAA
- a CDS encoding copper chaperone PCu(A)C, producing the protein MLNKTLLKMALIGLTSVSSFSAMANEAANILIENPFAREVPPTAMASASFMTLKNNSDQDIKLVSANSTVAKKVELHEHTHDNGVMKMRQIPNIVIPAHGETALQPGGLHIMLINLNQGIKAGDQVKVDLTFEDGSQKTVEMPVKSLMGMGGMKMHMQH; encoded by the coding sequence ATGCTCAACAAAACTCTTTTAAAAATGGCGCTTATTGGCTTAACCTCAGTCAGCAGTTTTTCAGCGATGGCCAATGAAGCCGCAAACATTTTGATTGAAAACCCCTTCGCTCGTGAAGTGCCACCAACCGCTATGGCTTCTGCCAGCTTTATGACGCTTAAAAACAACAGCGACCAAGACATTAAATTGGTCAGCGCTAACTCTACTGTGGCTAAAAAAGTAGAACTACACGAACACACTCACGACAATGGCGTGATGAAAATGCGTCAAATTCCAAACATTGTTATTCCTGCGCATGGTGAAACCGCTTTGCAACCGGGTGGTTTACACATCATGCTGATTAACCTCAACCAAGGCATTAAAGCTGGTGACCAGGTTAAAGTTGACCTAACCTTTGAAGATGGCAGCCAAAAAACAGTTGAAATGCCAGTGAAATCTTTAATGGGCATGGGCGGCATGAAAATGCACATGCAACACTAA
- a CDS encoding rhodanese-like domain-containing protein — MKPNLSIQKFLPLILGSSLLMNAPLAISDEPNPEVLDNLQGYFEFASFGDGVLTPALVNEMQHQALIIDTRKSQDYAVSHIPNAIHIEWRDILNHLDELPKDKMIILYCDTGILSSKAHMALRLLGYENARVMFGGYLDWLKSKQN, encoded by the coding sequence ATGAAACCCAATCTAAGCATCCAAAAATTTTTACCACTGATTCTGGGCAGTTCTCTGTTGATGAATGCTCCACTTGCCATTTCGGACGAACCCAATCCTGAAGTTTTGGATAACTTACAGGGTTATTTTGAGTTTGCGAGTTTTGGCGATGGTGTTTTAACCCCTGCTTTAGTGAATGAAATGCAACACCAAGCCCTAATCATTGATACGCGCAAATCTCAAGATTATGCTGTCAGTCACATTCCTAATGCCATTCATATTGAGTGGCGTGACATTCTTAATCACTTAGATGAATTACCAAAAGACAAGATGATCATCCTCTATTGCGATACAGGTATCTTGTCATCTAAAGCACATATGGCTTTACGCCTACTCGGCTATGAAAATGCGCGGGTAATGTTTGGCGGCTACTTAGATTGGTTAAAATCAAAACAAAATTAA